In one Pseudarthrobacter sp. NBSH8 genomic region, the following are encoded:
- a CDS encoding ParB/RepB/Spo0J family partition protein: protein MSEKRRGLGRGLGALIPSSAGSASGNGSAVSRPVDLFFPEGRKKVVSSDDTSGNGGAVSDASTSSTSSASGAPVRTNDVPVENKAAAPKTASPAKSSVKSADKPPAAKAQAKAPAKVPAKSRVAVSAVEDGTAPVEAVTDVSVSEVPVSGAPASQATETESKADNGVDLVEVPGVRFAEILVTDIHPNRKQPRSVFDEDDMAELIHSVREIGVLQPIVVRTSTEEGGEPYELVMGERRWRAVQAAGMETIPAIVRDTTDDDLLRDALLENLHRSQLNPLEEAAAYQQLLEDFGTTHEQLADRIGRSRPQVTNTLRLLKLPPLVQRRVAASVLSAGHARALLALPDAAAMERLAQKIVAEGMSVRATEEAVTLYQDPAKPAKNNIPRPGARHERLDYLASSLSDRLDTNVKISLGVRKGRVSIEFASVEDLNRIMDVLAPGSEN, encoded by the coding sequence ATGAGCGAAAAGCGACGTGGCCTGGGCCGCGGTCTTGGCGCACTCATTCCAAGTTCCGCCGGTAGTGCGTCGGGCAATGGCAGCGCTGTGTCGCGGCCCGTGGATCTCTTCTTTCCGGAAGGCCGTAAGAAAGTCGTTTCCTCCGACGACACTTCCGGGAATGGCGGGGCAGTTTCGGATGCTTCCACATCTTCCACATCTTCCGCGTCGGGTGCGCCGGTTAGGACCAACGACGTACCCGTAGAGAATAAGGCAGCTGCGCCAAAAACGGCCTCCCCCGCCAAATCGTCCGTCAAGTCAGCCGACAAGCCGCCGGCAGCGAAAGCTCAGGCCAAGGCTCCTGCGAAAGTTCCGGCCAAGAGCCGTGTCGCTGTCTCGGCGGTGGAAGATGGGACCGCGCCGGTTGAAGCCGTGACTGATGTGTCAGTATCCGAGGTCCCTGTGTCTGGTGCACCCGCTTCTCAGGCTACTGAAACAGAGAGCAAGGCGGATAACGGTGTAGATCTTGTGGAAGTTCCCGGTGTGCGTTTTGCCGAAATTTTGGTCACCGACATCCATCCGAACCGGAAACAGCCCCGCTCAGTCTTCGATGAAGATGACATGGCGGAGCTTATCCACTCTGTGCGCGAAATCGGCGTCCTCCAGCCAATTGTGGTTCGTACCTCAACCGAAGAAGGTGGAGAACCGTACGAGCTGGTGATGGGTGAGCGTCGCTGGAGGGCAGTACAGGCGGCCGGGATGGAAACCATCCCCGCCATCGTCCGGGACACCACCGATGATGACCTCCTCAGGGACGCACTGCTGGAGAACCTGCACCGCAGCCAGCTGAACCCGCTCGAGGAGGCGGCTGCCTACCAGCAGTTGCTAGAAGACTTCGGAACCACTCACGAGCAGCTCGCGGATCGCATTGGCCGTTCACGTCCCCAGGTTACGAACACGCTGCGCCTGCTTAAGCTTCCACCTCTGGTTCAGCGTCGTGTGGCGGCGAGCGTTCTCTCCGCCGGCCACGCCCGTGCATTGCTGGCCCTCCCGGATGCGGCCGCCATGGAACGCCTCGCCCAGAAGATCGTGGCTGAAGGCATGTCTGTTCGGGCAACCGAAGAGGCCGTCACTCTTTACCAGGATCCTGCGAAGCCCGCGAAGAACAACATCCCCCGTCCGGGGGCCCGCCATGAGCGCCTGGACTACCTGGCATCCTCGCTGTCGGACCGCTTGGACACCAACGTCAAGATTTCTCTGGGTGTCCGCAAGGGGCGTGTCAGCATTGAATTCGCCAGTGTTGAAGACCTGAACCGTATAATGGACGTCCTGGCGCCAGGATCCGAAAACTAG